Proteins encoded in a region of the Trichosurus vulpecula isolate mTriVul1 chromosome 9, mTriVul1.pri, whole genome shotgun sequence genome:
- the RMI1 gene encoding recQ-mediated genome instability protein 1, producing MNISSIALRVETWLSSAWHIKVPMTWLEACITWIQEENIDVSLTQAQINKQVFDQWLLTDLRDLEYPILPDKILEVPKGELSGFYSLQINSLVDISQPMYSQLQKLRGLNRSNDQVTAETQISLKPWEANPTRMLMLQITDGVRQIQGMEYQPIPALHQTIPPGTKILIHGNISFRLGVLLLKPENVKVLGGEVDSLAEEHAQERILARLIGEPDSLTSTRPNPSQCIPALEDGLELALEPSDAELLASLDENDDSIGINNDTASESGYFSRSCISATVSSASASSGLSIISPRRNEDLRNPSVNFTEGDLDDFSLEDVLFLEETVQKELQETEERNSLTLNRVSDKNIERCSQKPNITEDFSLVNTNEKNVQNEKILFEQITSKDKSFSYLSVRDQNPSSILSFENNAYLLQDFIVKHQNSGTYEKINPPISNLENYIVNDKTLKTELVNVPKQVSEVSNEGSYVYPCSSIPVENNMDRISVTVNLDSPPFTYISVLLARNLNEVTTVKVKAFIVTLTGNLSRCGGFWSVTAKISDGTAYLDVAFADEILTNMIGFSVSETKQLKKDTIQHKKFQEGLQKCQRALIDLCCLMTITFNPSLSKGIVSVLQDVNMEDLQSLKRRLNK from the coding sequence atgaatatatctAGTATTGCATTGAGAGTGGAAACTTGGCTTTCCTCTGCATGGCATATTAAAGTGCCCATGACATGGCTAGAAGCTTGTATTACTTGgattcaagaagaaaatattgatgTGAGTTTGACTCAGGCtcaaatcaataaacaagtatttgaCCAATGGCTTCTAACTGATCTAAGAGATTTGGAGTATCCTATTTTACCTGATAAGATTTTGGAAGTTCCAAAAGGAGAGCTGAGTGGTTTTTATTCTTTGCAGATTAATTCATTGGTTGATATTAGTCAGCCTATGTATTCCCAGTTACAAAAGTTGAGAGGACTGAACAGGTCAAATGATCAAGTGACAGCTGAAACACAAATATCCTTGAAGCCTTGGGAAGCTAATCCTACACGAATGCTGATGTTGCAGATAACTGACGGAGTTAGGCAAATACAGGGCATGGAATATCAGCCCATTCCAGCTCTTCATCAGACTATTCCTCCAGGTACAAAAATTCTCATTCATGGAAATATTTCTTTCCGTCTTGGTGTTCTTTTGCTAAAGCCAGAAAATGTGAAGGTGCTAGGGGGCGAAGTGGATTCTCTGGCTGAAGAACATGCCCAAGAAAGAATACTTGCAAGACTAATTGGAGAGCCTGATTCTTTAACTTCAACTAGACCAAATCCCAGCCAGTGCATTCCTGCACTTGAAGATGGACTAGAACTGGCATTGGAACCTTCAGATGCAGAACTCCTAGCGAGccttgatgaaaatgatgactCGATAGGCATCAATAATGACACTGCTTCAGAAAGTGGGTATTTTAGCAGAAGTTGTATTTCAGCCACCGTCAGCAGTGCAAGTGCTAGCTCAGGACTTTCTATCATTTCACCAAGAAGAAATGAAGACCTACGAAACCCATCTGTAAATTTCACTGAAGGGGATTTAGATGATTTTTCACTAGAGGATGTCTTGTTTTTAGAGGAAACTGTCCAGAAGGAACTTCaggagacagaagaaaggaaTTCATTGACATTGAACAGAGTCAGTGACAAAAATATAGAGAGATGTTCACAGAAACCTAATATTACAGAAGATTTTTCTCTGgttaatacaaatgaaaaaaatgttcagaaTGAAAAGATTTTGTTTGAACAAATAACCAGTAAAGACAAATCTTTTAGTTATCTATCTGTTAGAGATCAAAACCCCAGCAGTATTTTGTCATTTGAAAATAATGCATACCTGCTCCAGGATTTTATAGTTAAACATCAGAACTCGGGAACATATGAGAAAATTAACCCCCCCATTAGCAATTTAGAAAACTATATAGTAAATGATAAAACACTGAAAACAGAACTAGTTAATGTACCAAAGCAAGTTTCAGAAGTCAGTAATGAAGGCAGTTATGTATATCCCTGTTCTTCAATACCAGTAGAGAACAACATGGATCGAATTTCTGTCACTGTCAATTTGGATTCTCCACCTTTTACTTATATTTCTGTCCTATTGGCTAGAAATCTCAATGAAGTAACAACTGTGAAAGTCAAAGCATTTATTGTAACCTTAACTGGTAATCTCTCACGTTGTGGTGGCTTTTGGAGTGTAACTGCAAAAATTTCTGATGGTACTGCTTATCTAGATGTGGCTTTTGCAGATGAAATACTAACAAATATGATTGGGTTTTCAGTGTCAGAAACGAAACAGTTAAAAAAAGATACTATTCAGCATAAAAAATTCCAGGAAGGTTTACAGAAATGTCAGAGAGCTCTAATAGACTTGTGCTGTCTGATGACCATTACATTTAATCCTTCATTGTCTAAAGGCATAGTGTCAGTTCTGCAAGATGTAAATATGGAAGACCTACAAAGCTTAAAGAGACGCTTGAATAAGTAG